From one Brachypodium distachyon strain Bd21 chromosome 4, Brachypodium_distachyon_v3.0, whole genome shotgun sequence genomic stretch:
- the LOC100822579 gene encoding R3H domain-containing protein 2, with product MEAAEDAAAAAPDSWETADLDGAMSRLLLSARRVNSSPDLADDDDPAANAAAVQPQQPPARADDLVAQVDQFLREALEKPRERLSVLRMEQDILKFIHDPRQTQFEFQGLPTSYLRLAAHRLAQHYFLQSIALPDNSLPDGTSSRIILRKTLPECRLPAIRLADIPVNLPQEEGSSVAKVAIKQRPQKNYHGSAGAGANSSRGNLQKSVEERKEEYNKARARIFNNSSGSGNVADGRPLDEVILPNTLHRSTSLELNPNTRLGEVSEATLERSLTSTSSSSRSNRSRIEKEPPVNRNRQGNRVAIFRDRDSDRKDPDYDRSYDRYMQRFDPGFGFNGGSYTIQPLYAPTVTYNTEFPQLGSAHMSPVPVEQQPHPIAQHIPGPWSPAQSPNAIGYRPPDGVIPPYSPGHAGAPVRSSVFMHTSQQYAMPSRPGVTFVHPQDSMRPFAQTHQQQPDASLRLARPR from the exons ATggaggccgccgaggacgcggccgccgcggcgccggacTCGTGGGAGACggccgacctcgacggcgccatgagcCGCCTGCTCCTCTCCGCGCGCCGCGTCAACTCCTCGCCGGAcctcgccgacgacgacgacccggCCGCgaacgcggcggcggtgcagccgcagcagccccCAGCGCGGGCCGACGATTTGGTCGCGCAGGTGGACCAGTTCCTCCGGGAGGCCCTCGAGAAGCCCCGGGAGCGCCTCTCCG TGCTACGCATGGAGCAAGACATTCTCAAGTTTATTCATGATCCTAGACAGACACAGTTTGAGTTCCAGGGTCTTCCGACTTCGTACTTGCGCCTCGCTGCACACCGTCTGGCACAACATTATTTCTTGCAATCGATTGCTCTACCAGATAACAGCTTGCCTGATGGAACCAGCTCCCGTATCATCCTTCGTAAGACATTGCCTGAATGCCGATTGCCTGCTATCCGCCTAGCTGATATTCCAGTTAATTTGCCACAAGAAGAGGGTAGCTCTGTGGCCAAAGTAGCTATTAAGCAAAGGCCCCAGAAGAATTATCATGGCAGCGCAGGTGCAGGTGCTAATTCATCCAGAGGCAATCTCCAGAAAAGCGTTGAAGAGAGGAAAGAGGAATACAACAAGGCACGTGCTCGGATATTTAACAACAGCAGTGGTAGCGGCAATGTGGCTGATGGAAGACCACTTGATGAAGTGATTTTACCCAATACCTTACATAGGTCCACTTCATTGGAGTTGAACCCAAACACCAGACTCGGCGAAGTGTCTGAAGCTACCCTTGAAAGGAGTTTGACTAGTACTTCATCTAGCAGCAGATCAAATAGAAGCAGGATCGAGAAGGAGCCTCCGGTCAATAGAAACAGGCAAGGCAATAGGGTGGCAATATTTCGAGACCGTGACTCAGATCGCAAGGATCCTGATTATGACAGAAGCTATGACAG GTACATGCAAAGATTTGATCCTGGATTTGGATTTAATGGAGGTTCGTACACCATTCAACCTCTGTATGCTCCCACTGTCACCTACAACACAGAGTTTCCCCAGCTTGGATCAGCACACATGTCGCCTGTTCCTGTTGAGCAGCAACCTCATCCAATAGCTCAGCACATTCCTGGGCCCTGGTCACCAGCCCAATCTCCTAATGCAATTGGCTACCGGCCTCCAGATGGTGTAATACCACCCTACAGTCCTGGTCATGCGGGTGCACCAGTCAGATCATCTGTTTTTATGCATACATCCCAGCAATATGCTATGCCTTCTCGCCCAGGAGTCACGTTTGTACATCCACAGGATTCCATGCGACCGTTTGCACAG ACTCACCAACAACAACCTGATGCTAGTTTGCGCCTAGCCCGGCCCCGATGA
- the LOC100828339 gene encoding 60S ribosomal protein L10a: MSKLQTEALKEAITQVVTEAKEKNRKFTETVELQIGLKNYDPQKDKRFSGSVKLPHVPRPKMRVCMLGDAQHVGEAEKIGLDSMDVEALKKMNKNKKLVKRLAKKYHAFLASEAIIKQIPRLLGPGLNKAGKFPTLVSHQESLEAKVNETKATIKFQLKKVLCMGVAVGNLSMEEKQIQQNIQMSVNFLVSLLKKNWQNVRCLYIKSTMGKPVRVF; the protein is encoded by the exons ATGAG TAAGTTGCAGACTGAGGCCCTTAAGGAGGCCATCACCCAGGTTGTCAcggaggccaaggagaagaaTAGAAAGTTTACGGAGACCGTTGAACTCCAGATCGGTCTCAAGAACTATGACCCGCAAAAGGACAAGCGTTTCAGCGGCTCTGTTAAGCTGCCCCATGTCCCTCGCCCAAAGATGAGGGTCTGCATGCTTGGTGATGCACAGCATGTGGGGGAG GCTGAGAAGATTGGTCTTGATTCCATGGATGTTGAAGCTCTTAAGAAgatgaacaagaacaagaagctTGTCAAGAGGCTTGCCAAGAAGTATCATGCTTTCTTAGCTTCAGAGGCTATCATCAAGCAGATTCCCCGTCTCCTTGGTCCTGGTCTCAACAAGGCAG GCAAGTTCCCTACTCTGGTTTCTCACCAGGAATCTCTGGAAGCCAAGGTAAACGAGACGAAAGCTACAATCAAGTTCCAGCTGAAGAAGGTGCTTTGCATGGGTGTCGCAGTGGGTAACCTTTCCATGGAGGAGAAGCAGATCCAGCAAAACATCCAGATGAGCGTCAACTTCCTGGTTTCCCTGCTTAAGAAGAATTGGCAAAAC GTCAGGTGCCTGTACATCAAGAGCACCATGGGGAAGCCGGTTCGGGTGTTCTAA